A genomic segment from Halomonas sp. GD1P12 encodes:
- the fabD gene encoding ACP S-malonyltransferase produces the protein MSQPLAFVFPGQGSQQPGMLRELAERYSVVGTTFEEASDALGFDLWKIVQDGPEEALNKTACTQPALLTSSVAIWRVWQELEGPRPGIMAGHSLGEYSAMVCAGVVGFAEGVRMVRLRGEAMQDAVPDGEGAMAAILGLGDDAVEAACASAAQNEVVAAVNYNSPGQVVIAGHKDAVERAITACQEAGAKRAMALPVSVPSHCALMRPAAERLSAHMKEIEFRAPRYKVVQNVDAKAHADIDTLRTRLIEQLYQPVRWSACVEKMVDQDASVFIECGPGKVLTGLNKRIVRSIKGLAVNDPDSLEQALELAREAVADHRA, from the coding sequence ATGTCACAACCCCTTGCCTTCGTGTTTCCCGGTCAGGGTTCGCAGCAGCCAGGCATGCTGCGCGAGCTGGCCGAGCGCTACAGCGTGGTGGGAACGACATTCGAGGAAGCGTCGGATGCCCTGGGCTTCGATCTGTGGAAAATCGTCCAGGATGGCCCGGAGGAGGCGCTCAACAAAACGGCGTGCACTCAGCCGGCGCTTTTGACCTCAAGCGTTGCGATCTGGCGCGTCTGGCAGGAGCTCGAAGGCCCGCGGCCCGGCATCATGGCCGGCCACAGTCTGGGTGAGTACAGCGCCATGGTGTGCGCTGGGGTCGTGGGGTTTGCCGAAGGCGTGCGCATGGTGCGCCTGCGCGGCGAGGCGATGCAGGATGCCGTGCCCGACGGTGAGGGCGCGATGGCTGCGATTCTGGGCCTTGGTGACGACGCCGTGGAAGCGGCGTGCGCAAGTGCTGCCCAAAACGAGGTGGTCGCCGCCGTCAACTACAATTCGCCCGGCCAGGTCGTGATCGCTGGCCACAAGGACGCGGTGGAGCGGGCGATCACTGCCTGCCAGGAAGCCGGTGCCAAGCGCGCGATGGCGCTACCGGTATCGGTGCCATCACACTGCGCGCTGATGCGCCCGGCCGCCGAGCGGCTCAGCGCCCACATGAAAGAGATCGAATTTCGCGCGCCGCGATATAAGGTCGTGCAAAACGTCGATGCAAAGGCTCACGCCGACATCGACACGCTGCGCACGCGGCTGATCGAGCAGCTCTATCAGCCGGTGCGCTGGTCGGCCTGCGTCGAAAAGATGGTCGACCAGGACGCCAGCGTTTTCATCGAGTGCGGGCCGGGCAAGGTATTGACCGGGCTCAACAAGCGTATCGTACGCTCGATCAAGGGGTTGGCGGTCAACGATCCGGACAGTCTCGAGCAGGCCCTCGAGCTTGCCCGCGAAGCGGTCGCCGACCATCGCGCGTAG
- the plsX gene encoding phosphate acyltransferase PlsX, producing the protein MRLAIDAMGGDEGPRCIVEGSARAVVERPELELVLFGPAQRLATELKRLPRPLAAAASRLVVRDTPDYVRPDATAAWALRYGHATSMAAMLSMVKSGEASAGVSAGNTAALVALARRDVGLCGGLSRPAISTSIPSGQNGRCYLLDLGANVDSPPERLVDFALMGAAMAQCLDGIEKPSVALLNVGVEAVKGSASVRKADACLRERAESLGLDYRGYAEGGDIYRGEFDVVVCDGFIGNVTLKASEGLTRMLVKRLQTALGSRPSGRLASWLARPLLRQLQHELSPVRYNGATLLGLKASVVKSHGSADAEGFYYAIERALHQVAHSLPARVERLLLERGPRGASNKTTH; encoded by the coding sequence GTGCGCCTGGCGATTGATGCAATGGGGGGCGATGAAGGCCCCCGTTGTATCGTCGAAGGGTCTGCCAGGGCGGTAGTCGAACGCCCGGAGCTTGAACTGGTTCTGTTTGGCCCTGCTCAGCGCCTGGCGACTGAGCTTAAGCGCTTGCCGCGGCCTTTGGCTGCGGCAGCGTCGCGTTTGGTGGTTCGTGATACACCGGATTATGTGCGTCCGGACGCCACTGCGGCCTGGGCGCTACGCTATGGCCACGCCACCAGCATGGCCGCCATGCTGTCGATGGTCAAAAGCGGCGAGGCGAGCGCCGGCGTCAGCGCAGGCAACACCGCCGCGCTCGTCGCGCTGGCCCGACGCGACGTGGGGCTTTGCGGTGGGCTCTCGCGCCCGGCGATCAGCACGTCGATTCCGTCCGGGCAAAACGGGCGCTGCTATTTACTGGATCTCGGCGCCAACGTGGACTCGCCGCCGGAGCGGCTGGTGGATTTCGCCCTGATGGGGGCGGCGATGGCGCAGTGTCTGGACGGCATCGAGAAGCCCAGCGTTGCGCTATTGAACGTGGGAGTCGAGGCAGTCAAGGGCAGTGCCAGCGTGCGAAAGGCCGATGCGTGTCTTCGCGAGCGCGCCGAGTCGCTCGGTCTTGATTATCGCGGCTATGCCGAGGGCGGCGATATCTACCGGGGCGAGTTCGACGTGGTGGTCTGCGATGGTTTCATCGGCAACGTGACGCTCAAGGCAAGTGAAGGTCTGACCCGTATGCTCGTAAAGCGTTTGCAAACGGCGCTTGGGTCGCGTCCGAGCGGGCGGCTGGCGAGTTGGCTGGCAAGGCCCTTGTTGCGCCAGCTTCAGCATGAATTGAGTCCGGTGCGCTATAACGGTGCCACTCTTTTGGGTCTTAAAGCGAGCGTGGTGAAAAGTCACGGCAGCGCCGACGCCGAAGGTTTTTACTACGCGATCGAACGCGCGCTACACCAGGTAGCGCACAGTCTGCCCGCCCGTGTCGAGCGCCTGCTTTTAGAGCGAGGCCCGCGCGGGGCGAGCAATAAAACAACGCATTGA
- the rpmF gene encoding 50S ribosomal protein L32 yields the protein MAVQKSRKTRSKRGMRRSHDALTGPTLSQDKETGTTHLRHHVAPDGFYRGRKVVEV from the coding sequence ATGGCAGTTCAAAAAAGTCGTAAAACTCGTTCCAAGCGCGGCATGCGTCGTAGCCACGACGCCCTGACGGGCCCGACCCTGTCCCAGGACAAGGAAACCGGCACTACCCACCTGCGCCACCACGTTGCGCCGGACGGCTTCTATCGCGGTCGCAAGGTCGTCGAGGTATAA
- a CDS encoding YceD family protein yields the protein MLTSQLPSRVEPYKLAARDERLEGQVALDRMPRLAEEAGEQTGECFASLAFGIDAQGRREIRGHVRATLSLACRRCLVPLSQDVSSDFLLGMIADEALASELPASHEPVLVENEQLDLLTVLEDELILSLPQVVYHDEAECHVSSDQLVSKTDGAADAPAPASNPFAVLGALKGKDSSDGKK from the coding sequence ATGTTGACCTCACAACTCCCCAGTCGGGTCGAGCCTTATAAGCTCGCCGCCCGCGACGAACGACTCGAAGGCCAGGTGGCGCTCGATAGAATGCCCCGTTTGGCCGAAGAGGCTGGTGAACAAACCGGCGAATGCTTTGCATCGCTTGCGTTTGGTATCGATGCCCAGGGTCGTCGTGAAATTCGTGGCCATGTGCGTGCAACGCTCTCGCTTGCGTGTCGCCGCTGTCTGGTGCCGCTAAGCCAGGACGTGTCGAGCGACTTCCTGCTGGGAATGATTGCCGACGAGGCGCTGGCGTCCGAGCTTCCTGCCAGTCACGAGCCGGTACTGGTGGAAAACGAACAGCTGGACTTGCTGACGGTTCTCGAGGACGAACTCATCCTCAGTTTGCCGCAAGTGGTCTATCACGACGAGGCCGAGTGTCATGTCTCGTCAGATCAGCTGGTCAGCAAGACGGACGGCGCAGCCGATGCGCCTGCCCCCGCATCGAATCCTTTCGCGGTGCTTGGCGCCTTGAAAGGAAAGGACTCATCCGACGGTAAGAAGTAA
- a CDS encoding Maf family protein codes for MPEVANAPLVLASSSRFRKALLDRLQLPYQCRSPDIDETPESDESPEALVHRLALGKASAVADEFPDHLIIGSDQIALFDGEILGKPHTHERACANLSRFSGHRVRFLTGLALLDTRRGQHEVIVEPFEVVFRTLTQYEIERYVATEQPLDSAGSFRMEGLGITLFDAFDGRDPNALIGLPLMALCTLLRQAGMDPLGERVATA; via the coding sequence GTGCCCGAAGTCGCCAATGCCCCGCTCGTACTCGCCTCGAGCTCCCGCTTTCGCAAAGCGCTGCTCGACCGCCTCCAGCTTCCTTACCAGTGCCGCTCGCCGGATATCGACGAAACGCCTGAGTCGGATGAGTCGCCAGAGGCGCTGGTGCACCGGCTGGCGCTGGGCAAGGCGAGCGCCGTTGCCGATGAGTTTCCCGACCACCTGATCATCGGCTCGGACCAGATCGCGCTGTTCGACGGCGAGATCCTCGGCAAACCGCACACTCATGAGCGCGCCTGCGCCAATCTTTCGCGCTTCTCCGGCCACCGGGTGCGCTTTTTGACCGGCCTGGCGCTGCTCGACACCCGCCGCGGTCAGCACGAGGTCATCGTCGAGCCCTTCGAGGTCGTCTTTCGAACGCTGACTCAATACGAGATCGAGCGCTACGTTGCGACCGAGCAGCCCTTGGATAGCGCCGGCAGCTTTCGCATGGAAGGGCTTGGGATCACGCTGTTCGACGCCTTCGACGGGCGTGACCCCAACGCGCTCATCGGCCTTCCGCTCATGGCGCTATGCACGCTTTTGCGCCAGGCGGGCATGGACCCGCTCGGCGAGCGCGTGGCGACGGCCTAA
- the sppA gene encoding signal peptide peptidase SppA translates to MNNDEGRFDPPPRRRLDAQNDTATGREDRWTQGPEVAKSERGETLAGAPDDSSETLRERQRLAQIEMMDRWIGGVLTEQRRSRRWKLFFRLLMLTLVLALLFFALYRVFFPTSGSVAPTQKHLALVEVHGVIAGDAPANAERIIKGLDRAWEADSAAAIVLHIDSPGGSPVQSQRVYAEIMRLREQGDKPIIAVIEDIGASGAYYIASAADTIVASPASLVGSIGVIYAGFGFQEAIDELGVERRVMTAGENKAFLDPFQPLDDEIAAFWQGVLEQTHQQFIDDVVAGRGDRLVQSDELFSGLIWSGEQAIELGLIDELGSLEQVARAQVDEAAWENYTPRLDPFERFTRGFTGAAAELLGVETTRSPLRFEAR, encoded by the coding sequence ATGAACAACGACGAGGGACGTTTCGACCCGCCGCCGCGCCGCCGTCTGGACGCGCAGAACGATACGGCGACCGGCCGTGAGGATCGCTGGACTCAGGGGCCGGAAGTGGCCAAAAGCGAGCGCGGCGAGACGCTTGCGGGCGCGCCGGATGACAGCAGCGAGACCCTGCGCGAGCGCCAACGGCTGGCGCAGATCGAAATGATGGATCGCTGGATCGGCGGCGTACTCACCGAGCAGCGCCGCAGCCGGCGTTGGAAGCTCTTTTTCCGTCTTCTCATGCTGACGCTGGTGCTCGCGCTGCTCTTTTTTGCGCTCTACCGCGTATTCTTCCCGACTTCCGGTAGCGTGGCGCCAACGCAAAAGCACCTGGCGCTGGTCGAGGTTCATGGCGTGATCGCCGGTGATGCGCCGGCCAACGCGGAGCGCATCATCAAAGGGCTTGACCGGGCCTGGGAGGCGGACAGCGCGGCCGCCATCGTGCTGCATATCGACAGCCCCGGCGGAAGCCCGGTGCAGTCTCAGCGAGTCTACGCGGAGATCATGCGGCTCAGAGAGCAGGGCGACAAGCCGATCATCGCCGTGATCGAGGATATCGGCGCCAGCGGCGCCTACTACATCGCTTCGGCGGCGGACACCATCGTCGCCTCGCCGGCGAGCCTGGTGGGCTCCATCGGCGTGATCTACGCGGGCTTCGGTTTTCAAGAAGCGATCGATGAGCTCGGCGTCGAGCGCCGGGTGATGACCGCTGGCGAGAACAAGGCGTTTCTGGACCCGTTCCAGCCGCTGGATGACGAGATCGCCGCCTTCTGGCAGGGCGTGCTGGAGCAGACGCATCAACAGTTCATCGATGACGTCGTCGCCGGGCGCGGCGACCGGCTGGTGCAGAGCGACGAGCTCTTCTCCGGTTTGATCTGGAGCGGTGAGCAGGCAATCGAGCTGGGGCTCATCGATGAGCTGGGTAGCCTTGAGCAGGTCGCCCGCGCGCAGGTTGACGAGGCCGCCTGGGAGAATTATACCCCGCGCCTCGACCCCTTCGAGCGCTTTACGCGGGGCTTCACCGGCGCGGCGGCAGAGCTTCTGGGCGTCGAAACCACGCGCTCGCCGCTGCGTTTCGAGGCGCGTTAG
- a CDS encoding HAD family hydrolase, with protein sequence MRYELIIFDWDGTLMNSVPKIVACMQAAAREAEWGELEVGAIENIIGLGLPEAIATLCPGIDDERAEALRQRYSHHFVVENTTPMPFFDGALEGLSRLKSRSGQRLAVATGKSRRGLDRIFRETGSGELFDASRTADETRSKPHPQMLEELLCELDIDVSRAVMVGDTEYDLEMARALGMDRVGVTYGVHTSARLRQSEPRWVAHSVSDLFNWLEGE encoded by the coding sequence ATGCGTTATGAGCTGATCATTTTCGACTGGGACGGCACGTTGATGAATTCGGTGCCTAAAATCGTCGCCTGCATGCAGGCCGCCGCCCGGGAGGCCGAGTGGGGCGAACTCGAGGTGGGCGCGATCGAGAACATCATCGGCCTGGGGTTGCCCGAAGCGATTGCCACGCTCTGCCCGGGCATCGACGATGAGCGCGCCGAAGCGCTCAGGCAGCGCTACTCGCACCACTTCGTGGTCGAAAACACCACACCCATGCCGTTTTTCGATGGCGCCCTGGAGGGGCTTTCGCGGCTCAAGTCCCGTTCGGGGCAGCGCCTGGCGGTGGCCACCGGCAAAAGCCGCCGCGGGCTCGACCGGATCTTTCGCGAAACCGGTAGCGGCGAGCTTTTTGATGCCAGCCGCACTGCGGACGAAACCCGCTCGAAGCCCCATCCGCAGATGCTCGAGGAGCTCTTGTGCGAGCTCGATATCGATGTCTCCCGCGCGGTGATGGTCGGCGACACCGAGTATGACCTTGAAATGGCCCGCGCACTCGGTATGGACCGTGTCGGCGTCACCTACGGTGTCCATACCTCTGCCAGACTTCGCCAAAGCGAGCCCCGCTGGGTGGCGCACAGCGTTTCCGATCTTTTCAACTGGCTCGAAGGCGAGTAG
- a CDS encoding RluA family pseudouridine synthase, producing the protein MAEGREVQWVEIAPEQAGQRIDNFLMTRLKGAPRALIYRIVRKGEVRVNKKRVKVDYRLNAHDLVRVPPLRLTPREAQKEVSDSLRDLLIGSVIMEGPEWMVLNKPSGLAVHGGSGVKIGLIEALRQVRDDLSFLELVHRLDRDTSGCLLLAKSREALVTLNESLKKHAMDKRYVALVSGRWPARKTYVSARLDRYDAGNGERRVRVDPNGKVSRTHFQVLETFEKATLIEAEPVTGRTHQIRVHAAHAGHALLGDDKYATKESGHMSRQLGVERLFLHARALTFPEPGNGRPVTVKAPLPEALESALARARR; encoded by the coding sequence ATGGCCGAAGGGCGCGAAGTGCAGTGGGTGGAGATCGCCCCGGAACAGGCGGGTCAGCGGATCGATAATTTTTTGATGACCCGTTTAAAAGGGGCGCCCCGCGCCTTGATCTACCGCATCGTGCGTAAGGGCGAAGTGCGCGTCAATAAAAAGCGCGTCAAGGTGGACTATCGACTCAACGCCCATGATCTGGTGCGCGTGCCGCCGCTTCGCCTCACCCCGCGCGAGGCGCAAAAAGAGGTCAGCGATAGTTTGCGCGATCTTCTGATCGGCAGCGTCATCATGGAAGGCCCGGAATGGATGGTGTTGAACAAGCCATCGGGCCTTGCGGTGCATGGTGGAAGCGGCGTGAAGATCGGGCTGATCGAGGCGCTTAGGCAGGTGCGCGACGACCTGAGCTTTTTAGAGCTCGTTCATCGGCTGGATCGTGACACCTCCGGATGTTTGCTGCTCGCCAAGTCCCGCGAGGCGCTGGTGACGCTCAATGAGTCGCTCAAAAAGCACGCCATGGACAAGCGCTACGTGGCGCTGGTCAGCGGGCGCTGGCCGGCGCGCAAGACCTATGTCAGCGCACGCCTGGACCGGTATGACGCCGGCAACGGCGAGCGCCGCGTGCGGGTCGACCCGAATGGCAAGGTCTCGCGCACTCATTTTCAGGTGCTGGAAACCTTCGAGAAAGCGACGCTGATCGAGGCGGAGCCGGTGACCGGGCGCACCCACCAGATTCGCGTGCACGCCGCCCACGCCGGCCACGCGCTGTTGGGCGACGACAAGTACGCCACTAAAGAGAGCGGCCACATGTCGCGCCAACTCGGCGTCGAACGGCTGTTTCTGCACGCCCGCGCGCTGACCTTTCCCGAGCCCGGTAACGGCCGCCCGGTCACGGTGAAGGCGCCGCTGCCCGAAGCGCTCGAATCCGCCCTTGCCCGCGCGCGCCGCTAA
- the rne gene encoding ribonuclease E produces MKRMLINATQPEELRVALVDGQRLYDLDIESGAREQKKANIYRGKITRVEPSLEAAFVDFGAERHGFLPLKEISREYFLKDVSGRPSIKEVLKEGQEVIVQVDKEERGNKGAALTTFISLAGRFLVLMPNNPRAGGISRRIEGDDRSQLKDAMSQMTVPDKMGLIVRTAGIGRSAEELQWDLDYLAQVWESITAEASKRPAPFLVYRESNVIIRAMRDYLRQDIGEVLIDSPDIHAEALGFIRQVMPSYQQKIKLYTDEVPLFSRFQIESQIETAYQREVKLPSGGSIVIDHTEALVSIDINSARATRGSDIEETALQTNSEAADEIARQLRLRDIGGLVVIDFIDMGPARNQREVENRMRDALKLDRARVQIGRISRFGLMEMSRQRLRPSLGETSGGVCPRCDGQGSIRDVRSLSLSIMRLIEEEAMKERSAQIRAILPVPVATFLLNEKRSVLADIEARQDVRVVLLPNPDMHTPHYDVQRLRSDHLDEDESHTLSSYELSMETEVGKEPDVSFAPPAQRAEAAVKTVAHNAPAPASLQTDTAPAPAAKSEAPGNAETGVLGRLIRGFAKLLGSDEAATSEQKPAAEPASRKPRTSEKSASNERGQGSERGKPAREKRPDNDAARSESSQAEARSGQSAKGDDESSDKRSGPNRTRNRRRNGQSNSAQASNAQSGEAKASDSAKPARQGERGGEQSDAGQAQSNKRSDGRRDKSRDAKPKNESRAPAETDAKAAPKSEPKPEPKGEQKADVKAESKQDAPKDDGKPKRTRNNPRNRSRKQAINPKAEAEQLALQRDAANAPAPAESVSDVKSTASEPASVESPQREQASANKAKSEQAPAAENAPAAAPAPGTEDALAAQPLKQESKAQVLQETSESVAEQKTPQADTAKPETIDAASAPTPSDIQPSAQAPKASTDSDALDADSGSSADEALINAETAEPTPAPESVAPQPEKTPAVETPSTAEQEAASGQTVAEETPKAQPAPTDAPVPVENDAQTPKEQALASSEAQDDAPADETSLNVSRETSNPTEQLESVEPAPKAETAATVDASAEDQTDPNADSAAKVAAEVEPEAAPAAPTERAAAEPTETQKSADEANAEPASQGDSASAKPAPKRRRRAHNDPREKRKQGSAGQE; encoded by the coding sequence ATGAAAAGAATGCTCATCAACGCAACCCAGCCCGAAGAGCTGCGGGTTGCGCTCGTCGACGGTCAACGCCTGTACGATCTGGATATCGAATCCGGCGCCCGCGAACAGAAAAAAGCCAATATCTACCGCGGCAAGATCACCCGGGTCGAGCCCTCACTGGAAGCGGCATTCGTCGACTTCGGCGCCGAGCGCCACGGCTTTTTGCCGCTCAAGGAGATCTCACGCGAATACTTTCTGAAAGACGTTTCCGGGCGCCCCAGCATCAAGGAGGTGCTCAAGGAAGGTCAGGAAGTCATCGTTCAGGTCGATAAAGAGGAGCGCGGCAACAAAGGGGCGGCGCTGACCACCTTCATCAGCCTGGCCGGACGTTTTCTGGTCTTGATGCCCAACAATCCGCGCGCCGGCGGCATCTCACGGCGTATCGAAGGCGATGATCGCAGCCAGCTCAAGGATGCGATGTCGCAGATGACCGTGCCGGACAAGATGGGGCTGATCGTGCGTACCGCCGGCATCGGGCGCAGCGCCGAAGAGCTTCAGTGGGATCTGGACTACCTGGCCCAGGTGTGGGAATCGATCACTGCCGAAGCCTCCAAGCGTCCGGCACCGTTTCTCGTTTACCGTGAGTCCAACGTCATCATTCGCGCCATGCGCGACTACCTGCGCCAGGACATCGGCGAGGTGCTGATCGACAGCCCCGACATTCACGCCGAGGCGCTGGGCTTCATTCGCCAGGTAATGCCGTCGTATCAGCAGAAGATCAAGCTCTACACCGACGAAGTGCCGCTGTTCTCGCGCTTTCAGATCGAATCCCAGATCGAAACGGCGTATCAGCGCGAAGTGAAGCTGCCCTCCGGCGGTTCGATCGTGATCGACCATACCGAGGCGCTGGTCTCCATCGACATCAACTCGGCGCGCGCCACCCGTGGCAGCGACATCGAGGAAACCGCCCTTCAGACCAACTCGGAAGCCGCTGACGAGATCGCCCGCCAGCTGCGCCTGCGCGATATCGGCGGGCTGGTGGTCATCGATTTCATCGACATGGGCCCGGCGCGCAACCAGCGCGAGGTCGAAAACCGCATGCGCGACGCGCTCAAGCTCGACCGTGCGCGCGTCCAGATCGGACGTATCTCGCGCTTCGGCCTGATGGAGATGTCGCGCCAGCGTCTGCGCCCCTCACTTGGCGAAACCAGCGGCGGGGTCTGCCCGCGCTGTGACGGCCAGGGCAGCATTCGTGACGTACGCTCACTGTCGCTTTCGATCATGCGTTTGATCGAAGAGGAGGCGATGAAAGAGCGCAGCGCCCAGATTCGCGCCATTCTGCCGGTGCCGGTCGCCACTTTCTTGCTCAACGAAAAGCGCAGCGTGCTCGCCGATATCGAAGCGCGTCAGGACGTTCGCGTGGTGCTCTTACCCAACCCGGACATGCACACGCCACACTACGACGTGCAACGCCTGCGCTCGGATCACCTCGACGAGGACGAAAGCCATACCCTTTCGAGCTACGAGCTCTCGATGGAGACCGAGGTCGGCAAGGAGCCGGATGTAAGCTTCGCCCCGCCGGCCCAACGCGCCGAAGCCGCGGTCAAGACCGTCGCTCACAACGCCCCGGCACCAGCATCGCTGCAAACCGATACCGCCCCCGCTCCCGCCGCCAAATCCGAGGCGCCGGGCAATGCGGAGACCGGCGTACTGGGCCGCTTGATTCGCGGCTTCGCCAAACTGCTGGGCAGCGATGAAGCCGCCACCAGCGAGCAAAAGCCCGCCGCCGAGCCCGCCTCTCGCAAGCCCCGGACAAGCGAAAAAAGCGCCTCCAACGAGCGCGGCCAGGGCAGTGAGCGCGGAAAGCCGGCGCGCGAGAAGCGCCCGGACAACGACGCGGCCCGCAGCGAGTCGAGCCAAGCGGAGGCCCGCAGTGGCCAAAGTGCCAAGGGCGACGACGAGTCGAGCGACAAGCGCAGTGGCCCGAACCGCACGCGTAATCGTCGTCGCAACGGCCAGTCCAACAGCGCCCAGGCGAGCAACGCGCAATCCGGCGAGGCGAAGGCCAGCGATAGCGCCAAGCCCGCGCGTCAAGGCGAGCGCGGCGGTGAGCAAAGCGACGCCGGCCAGGCTCAGTCCAACAAACGAAGCGACGGCCGCCGCGACAAGTCGCGCGACGCCAAACCCAAAAACGAGAGCCGCGCGCCCGCCGAGACCGACGCCAAGGCAGCGCCCAAAAGCGAGCCAAAGCCCGAGCCCAAGGGCGAGCAGAAAGCCGATGTCAAGGCCGAGTCGAAGCAGGACGCGCCCAAGGACGATGGCAAGCCCAAGCGCACCCGCAACAACCCGCGCAACCGCTCGCGCAAGCAGGCGATCAACCCGAAAGCCGAAGCCGAGCAGCTTGCGCTTCAGCGCGATGCCGCCAACGCGCCGGCGCCCGCTGAAAGCGTCAGCGACGTGAAGAGTACGGCAAGCGAGCCCGCCAGCGTCGAATCCCCTCAGCGCGAGCAGGCATCGGCAAACAAGGCGAAGAGCGAGCAAGCGCCCGCCGCCGAGAACGCCCCGGCTGCAGCGCCGGCGCCAGGCACCGAAGACGCTCTCGCCGCGCAGCCCCTGAAGCAGGAAAGCAAAGCACAGGTTTTGCAAGAGACCAGCGAGTCCGTTGCTGAGCAAAAAACGCCGCAGGCAGACACCGCCAAGCCGGAAACGATTGACGCGGCAAGCGCGCCGACGCCGAGCGACATTCAGCCCTCGGCCCAGGCGCCCAAAGCGTCGACCGACAGCGATGCCCTGGATGCCGATTCGGGTTCAAGCGCCGACGAAGCGTTGATAAATGCCGAAACCGCCGAGCCGACTCCCGCGCCGGAAAGCGTCGCACCGCAGCCGGAAAAAACCCCGGCCGTCGAGACGCCCTCGACCGCTGAGCAGGAAGCGGCTTCCGGGCAAACGGTTGCCGAGGAAACGCCCAAAGCGCAGCCGGCGCCGACCGACGCACCCGTGCCGGTTGAAAACGATGCTCAGACGCCGAAGGAGCAAGCCCTCGCCTCTTCCGAGGCTCAGGACGACGCCCCTGCCGATGAGACTTCACTCAACGTGAGCCGCGAGACATCAAACCCGACGGAGCAGCTCGAAAGCGTTGAGCCAGCGCCGAAAGCCGAAACCGCCGCGACGGTCGATGCCAGCGCCGAGGATCAAACCGATCCGAACGCTGACAGCGCCGCCAAGGTAGCGGCCGAGGTCGAGCCGGAGGCAGCGCCTGCTGCGCCGACAGAGCGCGCAGCGGCCGAGCCAACCGAGACGCAAAAGAGCGCTGACGAGGCAAACGCCGAGCCTGCCTCTCAAGGCGACAGCGCCTCCGCCAAACCGGCGCCGAAGCGCCGCCGCCGGGCGCACAACGACCCGCGCGAGAAGCGCAAGCAAGGCAGTGCCGGCCAAGAGTAA
- the murB gene encoding UDP-N-acetylmuramate dehydrogenase yields the protein MATTLEQRVNLTRANTLRLPCTADIGARPRTPGELRQVLDTCRENEWPVTLLGGGSNVLLPEHLPGAAITLEFDQWWIERRGDGGVAYVGAGVHWHTLVMTLAERGWWGLENLALIPGRCGAAPVQNIGAYGVELGDCLEGVQVMALDSRRVYWLSREQCELAYRDSIFKRELSGKVAILRLALRLSRTGAPKLGYGDLAQRVTGEATPLQVAKAVCSTRREKLPDPNVLANAGSFFKNPVVSDATAQTLRTRYPDMPSFAQPDGRYKLAAGWLIDQCGLKGQRFGAFGVHERQALVMVHFGGGSRVELLDVAQKIVGAVESRFGVRLEPEPRRL from the coding sequence ATGGCTACAACGCTTGAACAGCGGGTGAATCTGACCCGCGCCAATACGTTAAGACTTCCCTGCACGGCGGACATCGGCGCCCGCCCCAGAACGCCTGGTGAGCTTCGCCAGGTGCTGGATACGTGCCGCGAAAACGAGTGGCCGGTCACGCTGCTCGGCGGCGGCAGCAACGTGCTGCTGCCAGAGCATCTTCCTGGTGCGGCGATCACGCTGGAGTTCGATCAGTGGTGGATCGAACGGCGCGGTGATGGGGGCGTCGCTTACGTAGGCGCCGGCGTTCACTGGCATACGCTGGTGATGACGCTCGCCGAGCGCGGCTGGTGGGGGCTCGAGAACCTGGCGCTGATTCCTGGGCGCTGCGGGGCGGCGCCGGTGCAGAACATCGGCGCCTACGGCGTCGAGCTCGGCGACTGCCTCGAAGGCGTACAGGTCATGGCGCTTGACTCCAGACGCGTCTACTGGCTCTCACGGGAGCAGTGTGAGTTGGCCTACCGTGACAGCATCTTCAAGCGCGAACTGTCGGGAAAAGTCGCGATTCTGCGCCTGGCGCTGCGGCTCTCCCGAACCGGAGCGCCCAAGCTTGGCTACGGTGATCTGGCCCAACGAGTCACCGGCGAGGCAACGCCGCTTCAGGTTGCAAAGGCGGTGTGCAGCACGCGTCGGGAGAAACTGCCGGACCCGAACGTGCTCGCCAACGCCGGCAGCTTTTTCAAAAACCCGGTGGTAAGCGACGCCACGGCCCAGACGCTGCGCACTCGGTACCCGGATATGCCGAGCTTTGCACAGCCTGACGGGCGCTATAAGCTCGCCGCGGGCTGGCTCATCGATCAGTGCGGGCTCAAGGGCCAGCGCTTCGGCGCCTTTGGGGTACACGAGCGCCAGGCGCTGGTGATGGTGCATTTTGGCGGCGGCAGCCGTGTGGAGCTGCTGGACGTTGCCCAGAAAATCGTTGGGGCGGTCGAGTCCCGCTTTGGCGTACGTTTGGAGCCGGAGCCGCGAAGGCTGTGA